In a genomic window of Barnesiella propionica:
- a CDS encoding serine O-acetyltransferase, which produces MSSYKYADIIQTSVTKLSEPISLTSMCHQRYSGEPLPSEEMLHEIIRLYRSIIFPGFFGYSNINQGNIKYYIGVNTERLFELLSLQVMAGLCYGCCKPGKDFSLNKKKEKAEEITAEFVASLPELRRILSTDVKAAYNGDPAAESYEEVILCYPAIRAISNYRIAHKLLELGVPLIPRIIGEMAHSETGIDIHPGATIGEYFTIDHGTGVVIGATAIIGNHVKIYQGVTLGAKSFPLDEKNNPIKGIPRHPIIEDNVIIYSNATILGRITIGEGATIGGNIWITDNVEKGAKIVQFKAQ; this is translated from the coding sequence ATGAGTAGTTACAAATATGCCGATATAATACAAACATCGGTTACAAAACTGTCCGAACCCATCTCTCTCACCAGCATGTGCCATCAACGGTATAGCGGAGAACCGTTACCTTCGGAAGAAATGCTGCATGAAATCATACGGCTTTACAGGTCTATTATTTTTCCCGGATTTTTTGGATATTCCAATATTAATCAAGGAAATATAAAATATTACATCGGAGTAAATACCGAACGGCTTTTCGAACTACTTTCCCTGCAAGTTATGGCCGGCCTGTGTTACGGCTGCTGTAAACCGGGTAAAGATTTTTCCTTAAATAAAAAGAAAGAAAAGGCCGAAGAAATAACTGCTGAATTTGTAGCCTCTTTGCCCGAACTTCGCAGAATACTTTCAACTGATGTAAAAGCAGCCTACAACGGAGATCCGGCTGCAGAAAGTTATGAAGAAGTGATTCTTTGTTATCCGGCTATACGTGCCATCAGCAATTACCGTATAGCTCATAAACTATTGGAATTGGGAGTCCCCCTTATCCCCCGGATTATAGGAGAAATGGCTCATTCCGAAACAGGCATAGACATACATCCGGGAGCTACCATAGGTGAATATTTTACTATAGACCACGGTACCGGAGTCGTAATAGGGGCCACAGCCATTATAGGAAACCATGTAAAAATATACCAAGGGGTAACATTAGGAGCCAAAAGTTTCCCTCTGGACGAAAAAAACAACCCAATAAAAGGTATACCCCGTCATCCGATCATAGAAGACAACGTCATCATCTATTCCAATGCTACAATCTTAGGAAGGATTACCATAGGGGAAGGAGCTACCATAGGAGGAAATATCTGGATTACGGACAATGTGGAAAAAGGGGCAAAAATAGTTCAATTCAAAGCGCAATAA
- a CDS encoding WbqC family protein, which produces MKTVLLSTAYFAPVSYYVQLCKFDHIKIETCCNYIKQTYRNRCNIAGANGVLPLSVPIVKPESLKCHTKDIRISDHGNWRHLHWNAIVSAYGSTPFFEYYRDELQPFFEKKYEFLFDFNEIIRETICSLLDINPNIEYTSHYIDKTEKETDMRDTIHPKKMFPFCDYIFEPKPYYQVFESRYGFIPDLSILDLLFNMGPESVLILHD; this is translated from the coding sequence ATGAAAACAGTTCTACTTTCAACAGCATATTTTGCACCGGTATCCTATTATGTACAATTATGCAAATTCGACCACATAAAAATCGAAACTTGCTGCAACTATATCAAACAGACTTACAGAAACCGGTGTAATATAGCCGGGGCAAACGGTGTACTTCCTCTATCCGTTCCTATCGTAAAACCGGAAAGCCTCAAATGTCATACAAAAGACATCCGTATATCGGACCACGGAAACTGGAGGCATCTGCACTGGAATGCCATCGTATCGGCTTATGGATCTACTCCGTTTTTCGAATATTACCGGGACGAACTGCAACCGTTTTTTGAAAAAAAATACGAATTTCTTTTCGACTTTAATGAAATAATCAGAGAAACTATATGCAGCTTACTGGATATAAATCCTAACATAGAATATACGTCCCATTATATTGATAAAACCGAAAAGGAAACAGATATGAGAGATACTATCCATCCAAAAAAAATGTTTCCTTTTTGCGATTACATATTCGAACCCAAACCATATTATCAGGTATTCGAAAGCCGTTACGGCTTCATTCCCGACCTGAGTATCCTGGATCTTTTATTTAATATGGGACCCGAATCCGTACTCATTTTACACGATTGA
- the lepB gene encoding signal peptidase I gives MKTGIRKAGIVGLAVIAIILFVCLFKNFGFDLYQIAPGQMEKTLLPGDRLLVNKWSYGLRLPQTPVSIPFCHDTIPGTHIPSWISWIKLPYARLNLSYPERNDILVFNYPSSGNDLIPIERKKIAVARCIGLPGDTITSIEKTLYINGKILTPPPLSLIPILSSDSNETTLLPALKANAISEKYEKIKTDYLRLLTRYELNKLTEYLHTDTLVKPVTLKKDNYSVILPVPGEETFITQENIHFLGEILNRYENIQVTVRNNRLYRGNKELQSYIFTQPYYWVLSDNRTSQADSRTFGVLPHSHLIGKGIAIGYSLDDEKTFWKSWRNERFFQKNGL, from the coding sequence ATGAAAACCGGAATTCGTAAAGCTGGCATAGTAGGCCTGGCTGTTATAGCCATTATACTATTCGTGTGCCTCTTTAAGAATTTCGGTTTCGATTTATATCAAATCGCACCCGGACAAATGGAAAAAACACTCCTGCCGGGCGACAGACTACTGGTAAATAAATGGAGCTACGGATTAAGACTTCCGCAAACACCCGTATCTATCCCTTTTTGCCATGATACCATACCTGGCACACATATTCCATCCTGGATATCCTGGATAAAATTACCTTATGCTCGTTTAAATTTATCATACCCCGAAAGAAATGATATCTTAGTATTTAACTATCCTTCATCCGGTAACGACCTCATTCCGATAGAGCGGAAAAAAATAGCGGTAGCCAGGTGCATCGGTTTACCAGGAGATACGATAACCAGTATAGAAAAAACTCTCTATATAAACGGAAAAATCCTTACACCTCCCCCTTTATCACTCATTCCCATTCTGTCATCAGACAGTAATGAAACAACACTATTGCCGGCATTAAAAGCAAACGCTATTTCGGAAAAATACGAAAAAATAAAAACAGACTATTTACGTTTACTAACCCGCTACGAACTCAACAAACTAACAGAATATCTGCATACCGATACCTTAGTAAAACCGGTAACCCTGAAAAAAGACAATTATTCCGTTATACTTCCTGTGCCCGGAGAAGAAACATTTATAACTCAAGAAAACATACATTTTTTAGGTGAAATATTAAACCGGTATGAAAATATACAGGTTACCGTCCGAAATAACCGGCTTTATCGCGGAAACAAGGAATTACAATCTTATATTTTCACCCAACCTTATTACTGGGTCTTATCGGACAACAGAACAAGTCAGGCCGATTCACGAACATTCGGAGTGCTCCCCCATTCTCATCTCATTGGTAAAGGCATCGCTATCGGATATTCTCTGGATGATGAAAAAACATTCTGGAAATCATGGCGAAACGAACGCTTTTTTCAAAAAAACGGATTATGA
- the lepB gene encoding signal peptidase I, with amino-acid sequence MEKNMQTENRYNLSYRLKQVKKSRWIRFTIVAILYIGWTIWLNNYWVLFGLLLLIDLYLTQYIPWGWWKKSKNKALRKVMEWVDAIVYALVLVYFIFTFLFQNFQIPSSSLEKTLLVGDYLFVSKLSYGPRVPNTPFFFPLAQHTMPVIGTKSYIDWPQWDYHRLKGLGNVKRNDIVVFNFPAGDTVALKMQNPDYYTLVHYYGRDAIHRNKDLYGDIIYRPVDRRENYVKRCVGLPGDTFHIINNDIYIDGIKQQRPKNMQLNYYVATNGVRINEQQFRDMDISVADRTLLNNENGYSQIMALLGIEPETNGEFNPVYRLPLTEKALKKIKNYSFVTKVIPEPGYFGGDTYPLVSSNNWTRSDYGPVWIPRKGETIQLTLENLPVYERIIRNYEKNILEVKDSKIFINGKESPSYTFKMDYYMMLGDNRDNSADSRYWGFVPEDHIVGKPLFVWMSLDNDRGLFDGRFRTSRFLKNVSEE; translated from the coding sequence ATGGAAAAAAACATGCAAACGGAGAACCGTTACAATCTATCGTACAGACTTAAGCAGGTAAAAAAATCCCGTTGGATACGTTTTACTATTGTTGCTATATTGTATATTGGATGGACCATCTGGTTAAATAATTATTGGGTATTATTCGGACTACTCCTGTTAATAGATTTATATCTTACACAATATATACCCTGGGGTTGGTGGAAAAAATCCAAGAATAAAGCTCTACGAAAAGTTATGGAATGGGTAGACGCCATAGTATATGCCCTGGTTCTAGTATATTTTATATTTACCTTTTTGTTCCAGAATTTCCAGATTCCTTCATCTTCACTGGAGAAAACCTTATTAGTAGGTGATTATCTGTTCGTAAGCAAATTGAGTTATGGTCCCCGTGTACCCAACACTCCGTTTTTCTTCCCTTTGGCACAGCATACAATGCCCGTTATCGGGACTAAATCGTATATCGACTGGCCTCAATGGGATTATCATCGTTTGAAAGGATTAGGCAATGTGAAAAGAAACGACATTGTGGTCTTTAATTTTCCGGCAGGAGACACGGTCGCTCTCAAAATGCAAAACCCCGATTATTACACATTGGTACATTACTATGGTCGTGATGCCATACATCGTAACAAAGATCTTTACGGAGATATTATCTACCGGCCGGTAGACCGCCGTGAAAATTATGTAAAACGTTGTGTAGGCCTTCCCGGCGATACTTTCCATATTATAAATAACGACATATACATCGATGGGATAAAACAACAAAGACCCAAGAATATGCAGTTAAATTATTATGTAGCCACCAATGGCGTTCGCATAAATGAACAACAATTCAGGGATATGGACATTAGCGTAGCCGACCGTACGTTATTGAATAACGAAAATGGTTATTCTCAAATCATGGCATTACTCGGCATAGAGCCTGAAACAAACGGTGAATTCAACCCTGTATATCGTTTACCATTAACCGAGAAAGCACTGAAAAAAATCAAAAATTACAGCTTTGTCACAAAAGTAATCCCTGAGCCCGGATATTTCGGAGGAGACACTTATCCGCTCGTAAGCAGCAACAACTGGACTCGTTCCGATTACGGTCCCGTATGGATTCCCCGCAAGGGAGAAACCATTCAACTGACTTTAGAAAATCTACCTGTATACGAGCGTATTATCCGTAATTACGAAAAAAACATACTGGAAGTAAAAGACAGTAAAATTTTTATCAACGGAAAAGAAAGTCCCAGCTATACCTTTAAAATGGATTATTATATGATGCTGGGAGATAACCGCGATAACTCGGCAGACTCCCGTTACTGGGGATTTGTTCCGGAAGACCATATCGTAGGAAAACCACTTTTCGTTTGGATGTCACTGGACAATGATCGAGGACTTTTCGACGGTCGTTTCCGAACCAGCCGTTTTTTAAAAAATGTATCTGAAGAATAA
- the dapB gene encoding 4-hydroxy-tetrahydrodipicolinate reductase, translated as MKIALIGYGKMGHAIEEIALSRGHHIVCKIDKDNQKDFESEAFRNADVAIEFTTPTVAIQNYRRSFAADVPVVSGTTGWLKHLPEIKDACKNGHTFFYASNFSLGVNIFFALNRYLAKIMDQFPAYDIHMEEVHHIHKLDHPSGTALTLVNDILKEINRKDSWIEGKRDSDKQIEINAIRKDEVPGIHSVSYESEVDSITITHDAKNRKGFALGAVIAAEFTYGKKGFLTMQDMLPFLK; from the coding sequence ATGAAGATAGCACTTATCGGTTATGGTAAAATGGGACACGCGATAGAGGAAATAGCCCTTAGCCGCGGACACCATATCGTATGCAAAATAGACAAGGATAATCAAAAAGATTTTGAATCGGAAGCGTTCCGTAATGCCGATGTGGCTATTGAATTTACCACTCCGACAGTAGCTATTCAAAATTATCGCCGTTCATTTGCCGCAGACGTACCCGTAGTATCAGGTACAACGGGATGGCTAAAACACTTACCGGAAATCAAAGACGCTTGTAAAAACGGCCATACATTTTTCTATGCTTCGAACTTTAGTCTGGGGGTAAATATATTTTTCGCTTTAAACCGTTACCTAGCCAAAATAATGGATCAGTTTCCCGCTTATGATATCCACATGGAAGAAGTCCATCATATTCATAAACTGGACCACCCCAGCGGGACAGCTCTCACTCTGGTCAACGACATCCTTAAAGAAATAAACCGGAAAGATTCATGGATTGAAGGTAAAAGAGATTCGGATAAACAAATAGAAATAAATGCTATACGGAAGGATGAAGTCCCTGGCATACACTCTGTTTCTTACGAATCGGAAGTAGACAGCATTACCATTACCCACGATGCAAAAAACCGCAAGGGATTTGCACTGGGAGCTGTTATCGCCGCAGAATTCACTTATGGTAAAAAAGGATTTCTTACCATGCAGGATATGCTCCCGTTCTTAAAATAA
- a CDS encoding DUF2851 family protein yields MEKLMQYIWNHRLFDMSGLKTTDGRRIQIIDTGRWNCDSGPDFFNAKIRVDGCIWAGNVEIHRRASDWKRHNHHLDKSYDSVILHVVEFDDMQIVRSDGEVIPQLILRCSPDFRKDYEYLVNHAGALPCGERLYTLDKLFITDWMNALAMERLQDKAERIFTWLDQYKGNWEEVCYVTLSRNMGFGINSDTFERLSRSLPLIFLLKHADSLLQIEAFLFGQAGLLVPGQYPDDTYYNVLLNEYVFLKNKFGLISINADSWKFFRLRPANFPHRRIAMLAQMIYDGFSLFAKLCEAKSEEELRSLFSVRLTGYWCDHYTFGKSSPEGSMALGSSAIDIVLINTVAPLLYAYGIKTGNDEYLERSMSILESIKSEQNNIVRKFAGAGISLCTALDSQAVIQLNNVYCLQKKCLYCRIGHKLLAKVAVRNEEE; encoded by the coding sequence ATGGAAAAACTGATGCAATACATCTGGAATCACCGGCTTTTTGATATGTCTGGACTCAAGACCACGGATGGGAGACGGATACAAATCATTGATACCGGGCGTTGGAATTGTGATTCCGGTCCTGATTTTTTCAATGCAAAAATACGGGTGGATGGTTGTATTTGGGCCGGAAATGTGGAAATTCACCGTCGTGCTTCCGATTGGAAAAGACATAATCACCATCTGGACAAAAGTTATGATTCGGTCATTTTACATGTTGTTGAATTTGACGATATGCAGATTGTCCGTAGTGACGGAGAGGTCATTCCACAATTGATATTGCGTTGTTCCCCCGATTTCAGGAAAGATTATGAATATTTGGTGAATCATGCCGGAGCTCTTCCATGCGGGGAACGTCTTTATACGCTTGACAAGCTGTTTATTACGGACTGGATGAATGCTTTGGCCATGGAGCGGTTACAGGATAAAGCAGAGAGAATCTTTACTTGGCTGGATCAATATAAAGGAAATTGGGAAGAAGTTTGCTATGTTACATTATCGCGTAATATGGGTTTTGGCATCAATAGCGATACGTTTGAACGGTTAAGCAGAAGTCTGCCTCTTATTTTTTTGTTGAAGCACGCCGATTCTCTTTTACAGATAGAGGCATTTTTGTTCGGACAGGCTGGATTACTTGTTCCAGGCCAATATCCCGATGATACTTATTATAATGTTCTTTTGAATGAATATGTTTTTTTGAAAAATAAATTCGGGTTGATTTCCATCAATGCCGATAGCTGGAAATTTTTTCGTTTAAGACCTGCAAATTTTCCGCATCGGAGGATAGCCATGCTGGCACAAATGATATATGACGGATTTTCTTTGTTTGCGAAATTGTGTGAAGCAAAAAGCGAGGAAGAGTTACGTTCTTTGTTTTCGGTTCGGCTTACCGGGTATTGGTGTGACCATTATACTTTTGGAAAATCTTCTCCCGAAGGAAGTATGGCATTAGGAAGTTCGGCTATCGATATTGTTCTCATCAATACGGTTGCTCCGTTATTATACGCTTATGGGATAAAAACGGGAAATGATGAATATCTGGAACGAAGTATGTCTATTCTGGAATCGATAAAGAGTGAACAGAATAATATTGTCCGGAAATTTGCCGGAGCAGGAATTTCATTATGTACGGCATTGGATAGCCAGGCTGTTATTCAATTGAACAATGTATATTGTTTGCAAAAAAAATGTCTCTATTGCCGGATTGGTCATAAATTACTGGCAAAGGTAGCGGTTAGAAATGAAGAAGAGTAA
- the rbr gene encoding rubrerythrin, whose product MKNIKGSQTEQNLLKAFAGESQARNRYSLFADVAKKEGYEQIGGIFLETAEQELAHATRFFNILEGGLVTITAEYPAGRVGSTSENLLEAAEGEKMEWSALYNNFESVAEEEGFKDAARAFKRIAEVEAFHEWRYRKLLERLEDGTTFSREQPIRWQCRNCGYIYEGKEAPAKCPACLHPRAYFEPKRDNY is encoded by the coding sequence ATGAAAAATATTAAAGGAAGTCAAACCGAGCAGAATCTGCTGAAAGCTTTTGCCGGAGAATCACAGGCACGTAACCGTTACAGTCTCTTTGCCGATGTTGCCAAAAAAGAAGGTTATGAACAAATCGGAGGTATATTTCTGGAAACTGCCGAACAGGAATTGGCTCATGCCACCCGTTTTTTTAATATCCTCGAAGGAGGATTGGTCACCATCACAGCCGAATATCCGGCAGGACGAGTAGGTTCCACATCCGAAAACTTACTGGAAGCTGCCGAAGGTGAAAAAATGGAATGGTCTGCTCTTTACAACAACTTTGAAAGTGTTGCCGAAGAAGAAGGTTTCAAAGATGCCGCACGCGCATTTAAAAGAATAGCAGAAGTAGAAGCCTTTCATGAATGGAGGTACAGAAAGCTTCTGGAACGTCTGGAAGACGGTACTACTTTTTCGCGTGAACAACCTATACGCTGGCAATGCCGCAACTGCGGATATATTTATGAAGGCAAGGAAGCTCCGGCTAAGTGTCCTGCCTGTTTACATCCCAGAGCATATTTCGAACCCAAACGAGACAATTATTAA
- the nadB gene encoding L-aspartate oxidase, which produces MVYKFDFLVIGSGIAGMSFALKVAHKGKVALICKTELEETNTFFAQGGVASVTNTLVDNFEKHIEDTMIAGDWISDRAAVEKVVREAPGQIRELINWGVDFDKNEKGDFDLHREGGHSEFRILHHKDNTGAEIQDSLIQAVKQHPNITIFENHFAIEILTQHHLGVTVTRQTPDIECFGAYVLDLKTGKVDTFLSKITLMATGGVGAVYQTTTNPLVATGDGIAMVYRAKGTVKDMEFIQFHPTALYHPGDRPSFLITEAMRGYGAVLRTIDGKEFMQKYDERLSLAPRDIVARAIDNEMKNRGDDHVYLDVTHKNAEETKKHFPNIYEKCMSLGIDITKDYIPVAPAAHYLCGGIKVDLNARSSIERLYAVGECSCTGLHGGNRLASNSLIEAVVYADAAASHSLETIEQYHFREDIPEWNDEGTQSPEEMVLITQSIKEVGQIMSTYVGIVRSDLRLKRAWDRLDILYEETESLFKRSKASKEICELRNMINTGYLIMRQAMERKESRGLHYTIDYPHKKN; this is translated from the coding sequence ATGGTATATAAATTTGATTTTCTGGTTATCGGTTCCGGTATCGCCGGTATGAGTTTTGCTTTGAAAGTCGCCCATAAAGGAAAAGTCGCTCTTATTTGCAAAACCGAACTGGAAGAAACCAATACATTCTTTGCTCAAGGAGGTGTGGCATCGGTTACCAATACTCTGGTAGACAACTTCGAGAAACATATCGAAGACACAATGATTGCAGGCGACTGGATAAGCGACAGGGCCGCTGTAGAAAAAGTAGTCAGAGAAGCTCCGGGACAAATCAGAGAACTTATAAACTGGGGTGTCGATTTCGATAAAAATGAAAAAGGTGATTTCGATCTCCACCGTGAAGGCGGACATTCAGAGTTCCGAATTCTTCATCATAAAGACAATACGGGAGCAGAAATACAAGACAGCCTGATACAAGCCGTAAAACAACATCCTAATATCACAATTTTCGAAAACCACTTTGCCATCGAGATCCTTACCCAGCACCATTTAGGAGTAACTGTAACAAGACAAACGCCCGACATCGAATGTTTCGGAGCGTATGTGCTGGATCTTAAAACTGGCAAGGTAGATACGTTCCTTTCAAAAATAACCTTGATGGCAACCGGGGGTGTCGGGGCTGTATATCAAACAACTACAAATCCGCTGGTCGCTACCGGAGACGGTATCGCAATGGTTTACAGAGCCAAAGGAACTGTAAAAGATATGGAATTCATACAATTTCATCCCACCGCATTGTATCACCCGGGAGACCGGCCCTCTTTCCTTATCACCGAAGCTATGCGAGGATACGGAGCTGTACTCCGTACGATAGATGGAAAAGAATTCATGCAAAAATATGATGAACGTCTTTCTTTAGCTCCACGTGATATTGTAGCCAGAGCTATCGACAACGAAATGAAAAACCGAGGGGACGACCATGTCTATCTGGATGTTACGCATAAAAATGCCGAAGAAACAAAGAAACACTTTCCGAATATCTACGAAAAATGTATGAGCCTGGGAATCGACATTACCAAAGATTATATCCCTGTAGCACCTGCTGCCCACTATTTATGTGGTGGAATAAAAGTAGACCTTAATGCACGTTCCTCCATCGAACGACTGTATGCGGTAGGAGAATGCTCCTGTACAGGACTTCACGGCGGAAATCGCCTTGCATCCAATTCTCTCATTGAAGCTGTAGTCTATGCCGATGCAGCAGCCAGCCATTCCCTTGAAACGATAGAACAATATCATTTCCGGGAAGACATTCCTGAATGGAATGATGAAGGAACACAATCTCCGGAAGAAATGGTACTTATTACTCAAAGTATAAAAGAAGTAGGACAAATCATGAGTACCTATGTAGGTATAGTTCGTTCCGACTTAAGATTAAAACGGGCATGGGACCGGCTGGATATCTTATACGAAGAAACCGAAAGTTTATTCAAGCGTAGTAAAGCATCCAAAGAAATATGTGAATTAAGAAATATGATCAATACCGGTTATCTCATTATGAGACAAGCCATGGAAAGAAAAGAAAGCCGTGGATTACATTATACTATCGATTATCCTCATAAAAAAAATTAA
- a CDS encoding PH domain-containing protein: MQRTFKATADGFYITLTIILLLVMMFFFWFHYIVLATIFLIASVMITQKMLRTNYVFSDDIGLNIQSGLFPPVYIALQDVSMIEIGRSLNMKYAVSVNGVWISLISGKRYFVSPEDVGGFISCYKKRIK; the protein is encoded by the coding sequence ATGCAGAGAACCTTTAAGGCAACGGCAGACGGTTTTTATATTACGCTGACGATAATATTACTTCTCGTGATGATGTTTTTTTTCTGGTTTCATTATATTGTTCTTGCAACGATATTTTTAATCGCAAGTGTAATGATTACACAGAAAATGTTGCGGACGAACTATGTTTTTTCCGATGATATTGGCTTGAATATACAGAGTGGACTTTTCCCTCCGGTATATATCGCATTACAAGATGTATCAATGATCGAGATAGGACGTTCCTTGAATATGAAATATGCCGTAAGCGTGAATGGAGTGTGGATATCTTTGATTTCGGGAAAGCGGTATTTTGTTTCTCCTGAAGATGTAGGCGGTTTTATTTCTTGCTATAAAAAACGGATAAAATAG
- a CDS encoding glycosyltransferase family 4 protein, which produces MIIGLDAKRANANFTGLGNYSRYIVDTLATYQGEHRYRMYIPKKKTNASYDKLLVHNNVSSILPSSSFMKRCSALWRSFYIKRGLIADGVQLYHGLSNELPIGIHKTGIRSVVTIHDLIFLRYPEFYAPIDRKIYNFKFRYACKVADRVIAVSECTKRDIMKYYHIPAEKIDVVYQGCDERFSVQVNMEEKEEIRIRYNLPEKYILNVGSIESRKNLLLAVKALRNVSEDVHLVAVGKYTEYASQIEDYVRQNGLENRVHLLYGVVFEDLPAIYQLASLFVYPSRFEGFGIPVIEAMSSRIPVIAATGSCLEEAGGPHSLYVDPDDVQGMSDAMNKVLDDESLRRKMIEEGCSYIERFQKDILAEHLNRVYLKCFDKKVEKAPVVQTSSNVFTKLTQYIPFL; this is translated from the coding sequence ATGATTATAGGACTTGACGCAAAAAGAGCAAATGCAAATTTTACCGGTTTAGGTAATTATAGCCGCTATATTGTAGATACATTGGCTACCTATCAAGGTGAGCATCGTTATCGTATGTATATTCCTAAGAAGAAGACAAATGCTTCTTATGATAAGTTATTAGTACATAATAATGTAAGTTCCATACTTCCTTCGTCTTCGTTTATGAAACGTTGTAGTGCTCTATGGCGCTCGTTTTATATAAAACGGGGGCTGATAGCTGATGGTGTGCAGTTGTATCACGGTTTAAGTAACGAATTACCTATAGGGATACATAAAACAGGTATTCGTAGTGTTGTTACCATACATGACCTGATATTTTTGCGTTATCCGGAATTTTATGCACCTATTGACCGTAAAATCTATAATTTTAAATTTCGCTATGCCTGTAAAGTGGCCGATCGTGTAATTGCTGTAAGTGAATGTACGAAACGTGATATAATGAAATACTATCATATTCCGGCAGAAAAGATCGATGTGGTATATCAGGGATGTGACGAAAGATTTTCTGTTCAGGTAAACATGGAGGAGAAAGAAGAAATTCGGATCCGTTATAATTTACCGGAAAAATATATTTTGAATGTAGGTAGTATTGAATCCCGTAAAAATCTATTGCTTGCAGTTAAAGCACTTCGGAATGTATCTGAAGACGTGCATTTGGTCGCAGTGGGCAAATATACCGAATATGCTTCACAGATTGAAGATTATGTACGGCAGAATGGACTTGAAAATCGCGTTCATTTGCTTTACGGTGTCGTTTTTGAAGACTTGCCTGCTATATATCAGTTAGCCTCTCTTTTTGTTTATCCGTCACGTTTCGAAGGTTTCGGAATACCTGTTATTGAAGCGATGAGTTCGCGTATTCCTGTAATAGCTGCAACGGGTTCTTGTCTGGAAGAAGCGGGAGGTCCTCATTCTCTTTATGTCGACCCGGATGATGTACAAGGCATGTCCGATGCAATGAACAAGGTTCTGGATGATGAATCTTTGAGAAGAAAAATGATAGAAGAGGGGTGTTCATATATAGAACGTTTTCAGAAGGATATACTCGCCGAACATTTGAACCGGGTGTATCTGAAATGTTTCGACAAAAAAGTTGAAAAAGCTCCTGTGGTACAAACTTCTTCCAACGTATTTACGAAACTTACCCAATATATACCTTTCCTGTAA